The following nucleotide sequence is from Micromonospora sp. WMMD1120.
CCTCCAGTTCTGCAAGGCCGCCGCCACCGCCGGAGTGCTCGACCTGCGGTGGAGCCCGGAAGCCGACGACTACCTCCTCACCACCAGCGGCTAGCCCGCCGGCATCGAGCGCTGTCGAGCGGAAGTGTCGGAGCTGCCCATAGGGTGGACGACAGGGCTGTCCCGAGGGCGAGGTGACTGTCGGCATGTCGGGACGTGGCGAATGGACACTCGTCGGCCGCGACGACGAGCTGAAGACCATCGAGGCCGTGGTGGCCGCGCGACTACCCGGCCTGGTGCTGGTCGGCGACGCCGGGGTCGGCAAGACGCGGCTGCTGCGCGAGTCGCTGGCCCGCGCCGCCGAGGACGGTGTGGAGTGTCACTGGGTCTCGGCGACCGGCGCCGCGCGGTCCATCCCGTTCGGCGCCGTGTCCCACCTCATCCCCGTGCCGACCCGGTCGGACCCGGTGGGGCTGCTGGTCAGCGTCGAGCGCGAGTTCGCCCGCCGGGGCGGTGACCGACCGGTGGTCGTCGGTATCGACGACGCGCACCTGCTGGACGAGCCCTCGGCCGGGCTGCTGCACCAGCTCGCCGTGCACGGTCTGGCGGTCGCGGTGGCGACGGTCCGTGCCGGCGAACCGCTCTCGGACGCCCTGACCTCGCTGTGGGTCGGATCGGGGCGGCGGCTGGACGTCCGTCCGTTGCCGGTCGGCGCGGTGGACGACCTGCTCGACCAGGCCGCACCCGGGCCGCTCGACGCGATCAGCCGACGCCGGCTGACGCAGCTCGCCGACGGCAACCCGCTGCTGCTGCGGGAACTGCTCGCCGACGCGATGGACACCGGAGCGCTCCGCGAGACGCGCGGGGTCTGGCGCTGGAGTGGCACCGCCTCGGGTAGCCCGCGACTGGCCGAGCTGGTCAGCGCCCGGCTGCGCGCCCTGGAACCCGCCGCCCGCCAGGTGCTCGAGGTGGTGGCCTGCGGCGAGCCACTGCCCCTGGCCCTGCTGGAGCGCTGTAGCGACCCGGCCGCCATCGAGGCCGCCGAGCGCAGCGGCATGGCGGTCGCGGAGCGCTCCGGCGCCCGGACGGCGCTGCGGATGGCCCATCCACTGTACGGCGAGGCGCTGCGGGCCAGCATGCCGGCCAGCCGCTCCCGGACGGTCTTCGGGCAGCTCGCCGACGTGCTCGCCAGCATGCCGCTGCGCCGTCGCGACGACGCCCTGGTCGCCGGGGTGTGGCAGCTGCGCTCGGGCAGCGTCCGCCATCCGGGCATCGCGCTCGCCGCCGCCCGGCAGGCGATCGACCGCTTCGACATCGACCTCGCCGAGCGACTGGCCCGCACCGCGTACGACGCGGAGCAGGGCTGGGAGGCGCAGTGGCTGTTGGCGCGTGTGCTGCAGTACCAGGCGCGCAGCCAGGAGGCGTTCGACATGCTTCCGCCGCCCCCGCCGCCGGGCAGCAAGCGCCTCGCGATCTGGGCGATCACACGGGCCGGGCTGCTCTACTGGGGTCTGGACCGGATCGACGAGGCACACGGGACGCTGGGGATGGTGCCGGCGGGCGCGCCGGGCCACGACCTGACCGAGGCGACCCGGTCGTGGGTGCTGTTCTACGACGGCCGGTGCGAGGCGGCCCTGGCGGTCGGCCAGGCGGTGTTGGCGCGGCCCAACATCAGCGTCCGGGCCGCCAGTTGGGCGACGATGGGCGCCGCCTCGGCGGCCGGCATGCTCGGTCGGCTCGGCCTGGCAGCCGAACTTGCCGAGCGGGGTCGGGCCGTGCTCGCCGCCGTACCCGAGCGGTTGCCGTGGAACGAGGCGCAGGTCGGGCTGGGCCTCTGCTACGCCCGCTACGCGGCCGGCGAGCTGACCGGGGCGGCCGACCTCGCCGACCAGGGCTACCGCGACGCGGTGGCCAGCGACGCACGGGGCATGGTCTCCGTGTGGGCGGGCTTCCGGGGCATCATCAACAGGGCCCGGGGCCGGCTCGCCGCCGCCGAGGCCGACCTGCGGGAGGCCATCGCGCTCGTCGAGGAGAACGACCAGTACCACCTGGTACGGACGTACTGGGCGGGGCTGGCGGCCGTCCGCGCCCTCGCCGGGGACCCGGCCGGCGCCCGCCACTGGCTCGCCGCCGCGGACGCCCGGGAGCGCACCGCCAACCGGCTCTTCCACCCGTGGGTGGAGCTGGACCGAGCCTGGGTGCACGTGGCCGAGGGGGACCTCACCGCCGCGATGCGTACCGCCCGGCACGCCGCCGACCTGGCGCGGGCCAGTGAGCAGCCCACCATCGAGGCGGTGGCGCTCTACGAGTGCGCGCGG
It contains:
- a CDS encoding LuxR family transcriptional regulator, which codes for MSGRGEWTLVGRDDELKTIEAVVAARLPGLVLVGDAGVGKTRLLRESLARAAEDGVECHWVSATGAARSIPFGAVSHLIPVPTRSDPVGLLVSVEREFARRGGDRPVVVGIDDAHLLDEPSAGLLHQLAVHGLAVAVATVRAGEPLSDALTSLWVGSGRRLDVRPLPVGAVDDLLDQAAPGPLDAISRRRLTQLADGNPLLLRELLADAMDTGALRETRGVWRWSGTASGSPRLAELVSARLRALEPAARQVLEVVACGEPLPLALLERCSDPAAIEAAERSGMAVAERSGARTALRMAHPLYGEALRASMPASRSRTVFGQLADVLASMPLRRRDDALVAGVWQLRSGSVRHPGIALAAARQAIDRFDIDLAERLARTAYDAEQGWEAQWLLARVLQYQARSQEAFDMLPPPPPPGSKRLAIWAITRAGLLYWGLDRIDEAHGTLGMVPAGAPGHDLTEATRSWVLFYDGRCEAALAVGQAVLARPNISVRAASWATMGAASAAGMLGRLGLAAELAERGRAVLAAVPERLPWNEAQVGLGLCYARYAAGELTGAADLADQGYRDAVASDARGMVSVWAGFRGIINRARGRLAAAEADLREAIALVEENDQYHLVRTYWAGLAAVRALAGDPAGARHWLAAADARERTANRLFHPWVELDRAWVHVAEGDLTAAMRTARHAADLARASEQPTIEAVALYECARLGAPESVLSRLTGLAESLGGLSSTLTHAAEGLARDDAATLETAVDDLVARGHTVLAAEVLGAAARAYARRGRPRTAVAQRAATLARECQSVHTPLLAATAPGAEQATLTRRERDVAMLAVTLPSRSIADRLGLSVNTVNNNLARVFTKLGVRNRQELAVVLGHDQPRARHGSAGAGSPSTVGKDD